The Episyrphus balteatus chromosome 4, idEpiBalt1.1, whole genome shotgun sequence genome includes a window with the following:
- the LOC129919146 gene encoding solute carrier family 22 member 7-like, giving the protein MTESKNSRAGSTSSIGSSQFGLEAILIRIGIFGKYQLINYLLICIPMLFRGIFIESYIFLASSVVFRCRVPECDGPNSIYNEPWTEFSIPRTSSGDLSDCYRYVPYNRSDVCTVQNFDQNAQEKCEMDFIFRDKELTISNDFGIYCSDEWKLSMVGTVHNLGKFVGIPLGGYFSDRYGRRTILAIGGFLSAIVGVVRSFSLSYYMFLAFGFLDNVFSATLYATVFILGLELVGQKARVLSCSLLTVCTVFGKVLLAIVAKSYPNWRTILQIFYTPALAHIILLWTLPESVRWLLSQGEEVKAAKILHTAARVNKRKLSDPTVERLLVDNRQKLSEEKSTFPIRQAFTSLFWRIISCAMVWFTHVLVYYGLSLNSISLGGNKYDNFMYMSLIEIPGLVLPFWTMDRYGRRYSLFGCLIVCGICLAATIFVETELFGLQLALFLIGKMAITASFQVLYFYTSEIFPTNVRNSLLSFCSMFGRFGSMLAPQTPLLAKYFQSGPAILFSTFAVISAFVALSFPETTDAVLPTTMHEAEDIGHKPKHKDVENNNLTPESRNYRVSLSSSGP; this is encoded by the exons ATGACTGAGAGTAAAAACAGTCGTGCCGGTAGCACGAGTTCGATTGGATCATCTCAATTTGGCCTAGAAGCTATTTTAATTCGTATTGGAATATTTGGAAAGTATCAACTAATAAACTACTTGCTAATATGCATTCCTATGCTATTTCGTGGAATCTTCATCGAATCTTACATATTTCTTGCAAGTTCTGTTGTTTTTCG GTGTCGCGTACCAGAATGTGATGGCCCAAACAGTATATACAATGAACCATGGACAGAATTTTCGATACCAAGAACTTCCAGTGGAGATTTGAGTGATTGTTATCGATATGTTCCATACAATCGAAGTGATGTTTGCACTGTTCAAAATTTTGATCAGAATGCACAAGAAAAATGTGAAATGGATTTTATATTTCGTGATAAAGAACTGACCATATCCAATGAT TTTGGAATATATTGCTCTGAtgaatggaaactatcgatggTTGGAACAGTACATAATCTTGGAAAATTTGTTGGAATTCCATTGGGCGGATATTTTTCAGATAG GTATGGTCGCCGCACAATTTTGGCTATTGGAGGCTTTCTTAGTGCCATTGTCGGAGTCGTTCGATCATTCTCACTAAGCTACTACATGTTCCTCGCATTTGGATTTCTCGACAATGTTTTCAGTGCAACACTTTATGCTACAGTCTTCATTCTAGGACTCGAGTTAGTCGGACAAAAAGCTCGTGTTTTAAGTTGTTCCCTACTCACAGTTTGCACTGTTTTTGGAAAAGTTCTTCTAGCAATTGTGGCGAAATCTTATCCAAATTGGAGAACAATACTTCAAATTTTCTACACTCCAGCTCTAGCTCATATTATCTTGCTTTGGACACTTCCCGAGAGTGTTCGATGGTTACTATCTCAAGGTGAAGAAGTGAAGGCTGCGAAAATTCTTCACACTGCTGCCAGAGTTAACAAACGAAAACTATCCGATCCAACTGTTGAACGATTGCTCGTTGATAATCGCCAGAAATTATCTGAAGAAAAAAGTACATTCCCGATTCGTCAAGCTTTTACATCATTATTTTGGCGAATTATTAGTTGTGCAATGGTTTGGTTCACACATGTTTTGGTCTATTATGGTTTGAGTTTGAATTCAATATCACTTGGAGGAAATAAGTATGACAACTTTATGTATATGTCATTGATTGAAATTCCTGGACTTGTTTTGCCATTTTGGACAATGGATCGATATGGTAGAAGATATTCATTATTTggatgtttgattgtttgtggAATTTGTTTAGCggcgacgatttttgtcgaaacTG AATTGTTTGGTCTTCAGTTGGCActatttttaattggaaaaatgGCTATCACCGCTTCTTttcaagttttgtatttttacacATCCGAAATATTTCCAACAAATGTACGAAATAGTTTGTTGTCGTTTTGTTCGATGTTTGGACGATTTGGCTCGATGTTGGCACCACAAACTCCTCTTTTG GCAAAATACTTTCAATCTGGTCCAGCAATCCTATTTTCAACATTTGCTGTTATATCAGCTTTTGTGGCTTTGTCATTCCCTGAAACAACTGATGCTGTTTTGCCAACAACTATGCATGAAGCTGAAGATATTGGTCATAAACCAAAACACAAAGatgttgaaaacaataatttaacaCCAGAAAGTAGAAATTATAGAGTATCTTTATCCAGCTCGGGTCCATAg
- the LOC129919372 gene encoding solute carrier family 22 member 3-like, translated as MASDGKGCPKDSTKESNTFGVDDILTQIGEFGKFQRYIYIIIFLVTIFHNIISVGFVFTASPVVYRCRIPECDKSESLYEKPWTDFSIPKTASGKLDKCQRYKAFNSSKDGQQYCNAENYDQELQTDCGHDFIFRDKEVTISNDFKIFCSDEWKLAMVGTINNLGQFIGIPLGGLISDRYGRRLVIVCGTFISAVLGTARSFSPNYTIFLILGFLDNLFGSSLYATVFVLGLEIVGPKARVPGCTFIGMCTSIGSFLLAVIAKYFHDWRLIERAFYIPALGFIILPLILPESFRWLLSQGKEDEAIKTLQKAAKINKRELFDSSIQQLLKSNCQNVQTVKTEENNSPIIAAFKIFPWRIINCSLCWFTNVMVFYGLNLNLDLLGGGDKYNNFMFVILIEIPALLLPFLTINRFGRRYSIFGFMLLSGVFITVMNYVSSEFVTLQLMLYLLGKMTITASFQTLYFFTSEAFPTSVRNSLLSFCSMVGRFGSMVAPQTPLMAKYYASAPALLFASCAILSGSLALFLPETKDIVLPSTLEEAEKMGQKDADVESEIKEKLLKSKV; from the exons ATGGCTTCAGATGGGAAAGGTTGTCCTAAAGATTCTACAAAAGAATCAAATACTTTTGGTGTGGATGACATTCTGACACAGATTGGAGAGTTTGGAAAGTTTCAacgatatatttatattataatttttctagtGACTATATTTCATAACATAATATCAGTTGGATTTGTTTTTACTGCGAGCCCAGTTGTTTATAG ATGTCGGATTCCAGAATGTGATAAATCGGAAAGTTTGTACGAAAAACCATGGACAGATTTTTCGATACCCAAAACTGCATCTGGTAAGCTTGATAAGTGCCAACGTTACAAAGCTTTCAATTCCTCCAAAGATGGCCAGCAATATTGCAATGCAGAAAACTATGATCAAGAGCTGCAAACAGACTGTGGTCATGATTTCATATTCCGCGATAAAGAAGTTACCATTTCTAATGAT tttaaaatcTTTTGTTCAGACGAATGGAAGCTTGCAATGGTTGGGACCATAAATAATCTGGGACAATTTATTGGAATACCTTTGGGTGGACTTATTTCTGACAG ATATGGCCGACGTTTGGTCATAGTGTGTGGAACTTTCATAAGTGCCGTTTTAGGTACAGCCCGTTCTTTTTCACCAAACTATACTATTTTCCTAATCTTGGGTTTTCTTGACAACTTATTTGGATCAAGTCTCTACGCAACCGTATTCGTTTTGGGGCTGGAAATTGTTGGTCCTAAGGCTCGAGTTCCCGGTTGTACATTTATAGGAATGTGTACAAGTATTGGATCATTTCTATTAGCTGTAATAGCGAAATATTTTCACGATTGGCGTTTAATTGAGCGGGCATTCTATATTCCTGCTTTAGGATTTATAATACTGCCATTGATACTTCCGGAAAGTTTTCGATGGCTACTTTCCCAAGGCAAAGAAGATGAAGCTATTAAAACTCTCCAAAAAGCTGCAAAAATCAATAAACGCGAACTTTTTGACTCCAGTATTCAACAATTACTTAAATCTAACTGTCAAAATGTACAAACTGTCAAAACAGAAGAAAATAACTCTCCAATAATTGCGGCTTTTAAGATTTTCCCTTGGAGAATTATCAATTGTTCATTGTGTTGGTTCACAAATGTTATGGTCTTTTATGGActcaatttaaatttagatcTCCTTGGTGGTGGAGAcaaatacaataattttatgtttgttataTTGATTGAAATACCAGCTTTACTATTGCCATTTTTGACCATTAATCGTTTCGGTAGACGGTATTCTATATTTGGATTTATGTTGTTGAGTGGAGTTTTTATAACAGTTATGAATTATGTCAGTTCTG AATTTGTGACTCTACAATTGATGCTGTATCTCTTGGGAAAAATGACAATAACGGCATCATTTCAAACCTTATACTTCTTCACATCAGAAGCATTCCCAACAAGCGTTCGAAATAGTTTGTTGTCGTTTTGTTCGATGGTTGGACGTTTTGGTTCGATGGTGGCGCCACAAACTCCACTTATG GCCAAATACTATGCATCAGCACCGGCTCTCCTTTTTGCAAGCTGTGCCATCTTATCTGGCTCTTTGGCGTTGTTCCTTCCAGAGACAAAAGACATAGTTTTGCCATCAACATTAGAGGAAGCCGAAAAGATGGGACAAAAGGATGCTGATGTCGAATCAGaaatcaaagaaaaacttttaaaatcaaaagtttag
- the LOC129919373 gene encoding solute carrier family 22 member 4-like, with the protein MPQVKNPKTRSDSISLDSILVRIGQFGKFQILNYILLCIPILLNAILTISYVFIASTVVHRCQVPGCDSQNSTYQESWVNFAIPKNLNGDLENCQRYVPMSDNGSLGAEVCSKDYYNQSIVEECGTDFIFRDKEVTISNDFNIYCGDEWKLALVGTINNVGQFIGIPLGGYLSDSFFILIFDSSNHSIVPITTSDSYLYLIMSLLRRYGRRNILAICGTLSAVMGVAQSFTVDYFTFMVFGLLTNIFGSSLYSIVYVLGLEMVSPEIRVIGCTIMTTVYDIGQFLLAVVAKYFPNWRLIQLIFFIPSLFQIVFLLVLPESVRWLLSQGEEKKATKIIKNIAKSNNRKLSEQTVDKLLLTFRYKLADTNEGKFPIKETFRSLFWRIANCSLCWFTNVLLYYGLNMNLVLLGGNKYDNFMLVSLVEIPGILIPFWTMNRFGRRYSLFGFMMISGISIATTVFVRSGEKFLNRKSQEHYLKTFFLELFYLQLVLFLLGKLGIAASFQVLYFFTSEIFPTNVRNSLLSFCSMVGRFGSMVAPQTPVIAKFHESAPAIIFSGFGILSAGLTLFFPETNDMVLPSTLQEAEQIGQKNKVEEIDIERTLLKPMS; encoded by the exons ATGCCTCAAGTCAAAAACCCTAAAACTAGGTCCGATTCAATTAGTTTAGACTCGATTCTAGTTCGTATTGGACAATTCGGAAagtttcaaatattaaattacaTTCTTTTGTGTATACCGATTttattaaatgcaattttgacAATTTCGTATGTTTTTATTGCGAGTACAGTTGTTCATAG ATGTCAAGTTCCAGGTTGTGATAGCCAAAATAGTACTTATCAAGAATCATGGGTGAATTTCGCAATTCCGAAAAATCTTAATGGTGATTTGGAAAATTGTCAAAGATATGTCCCAATGAGTGATAATGGAAGTCTTGGTGCGGAAGTTTGTTCAAAGGACTATTATAATCAAAGTATTGTGGAGGAATGTGGAACGGACTTTATATTTCGTGATAAGGAAGTGACCATTTCTAACGAT tttaatATCTATTGTGGAGATGAATGGAAACTAGCTTTGGTTGGAACAATCAATAATGTTGGACAGTTTATTGGAATACCTCTTGGAGGATATCTTTCTGACAG CTTTTTCattctaata ttcgatagttcaaatcattcgatagttcccatcactacttcTGATAGTTACCTTTATTTGATAATGTCTCTTCTTCGTAGATATGGCCGTCGGAATATATTGGCAATCTGTGGTACCTTGAGTGCTGTTATGGGAGTAGCTCAATCTTTTACAGTTGACTACTTTACTTTTATGGTCTTTGGATTGTTGACCAATATTTTTGGTTCTTCACTTTATTCAATAGTTTATGTTCTAGGACTTGAAATGGTTAGTCCTGAAATACGAGTAATTGGTTGCACAATTATGACAACCGTTTATGATATTGGACAATTTTTACTTGCCGTAGTTGCCAAGTACTTCCCCAATTGGCGACTCATCCAACTGATATTCTTCATTCCTTCCTTGTTTCAAATTGTGTTCCTTCTGGTTCTTCCAGAAAGTGTTCGATGGCTATTGTCACAAGGTGAAGAgaaaaaagctacaaaaattattaaaaatattgccAAATCCAACAATCGAAAGTTATCAGAACAAACTGTGGATAAGCTTCTTCTAACATTTCGGTACAAACTTGCTGATACAAATGAGGGTAAATTTCCAATTAAAGAAACTTTTCGATCGTTGTTTTGGAGAATTGCTAACTGTTCGCTATGTTGGTTTACCAATGTCCTACTCTATTATGGATTGAATATGAATTTGGTCCTTCTTGGTGGTAATAAGTATGATAATTTTATGCTGGTATCATTGGTTGAAATACCTGGAATTTTAATACCATTTTGGACAATGAATCGTTTTGGTAGACGATATTCATTGTTTGGATTTATGATGATAAGTGGGATTTCTATTGCGACGACAGTTTTTGTTCGATCGGGTGAgaaatttttaaacagaaaGTCACAAGAACactatttaaaaactttttttttagaactattTTATCTTCAATTGGTGTTATTTCTACTGGGAAAGTTAGGAATTGCTGCTTCATTTCAAGTGCTGTATTTTTTCACTTCTGAAATATTTCCAACAAATGTTCGAAATAGTCTGCTATCATTTTGTTCGATGGTTGGGAGATTTGGATCAATGGTTGCTCCGCAGACACCTGTTATt gCAAAGTTCCATGAATCAGCTCCAGCTATAATATTTTCTGGATTTGGGATTTTATCAGCTGGACTGACTTTATTCTTTCCTGAAACAAATGACATGGTATTGCCATCAACACTGCAAGAAGCTGAACAAATTGGTCAAAAGAACAAAGTTGAGGAAATTGATATTGAAAGAACGTTATTGAAGCCGATGTCTTGA
- the LOC129918548 gene encoding organic cation transporter protein-like has translation MTELENGCANESGKDATPPPPPQSDQFGLDAILVRIGEFGKFQMRNYALIIPPVIFNAYLMCSYIFLTSSVVHRCRIPECDGSTNIYQQPWMDFSIPQTSAGDLDKCHRYIPYNRTNSDKCFAENFNKNSQENCGTDFIFRDNELTISNDFNIYCSDDWKLSMVGTINIAGQFIGSPLGGYFSDRYGRRTLVAFGGTMSAILGLVRSFSPNYYMFLTFGFLENVCSAVMYATLFIIGAELFGQKARVLSNSILPMFYSVGEILLAIIAKSTHNWRWILRIGYAPALAHLALLWFLPESVRWLLSRGEEEKAADILRQAAKTNKRKLSDVTIQKLILENRYKLEEVNATEFPITQAFKMFPWRIVNCALCWFSNVLVYHGLNLNSQLLGGNKYDSFMYLALVEIPAYMILYFTINRLGRRFSLFGYLLICGICLGATIFVPKESYALQLSMFLVGKMAITISFQVLYFYTSEIFPTNIRNRMLSLCSMLGRIGSMVAPQTVLLAKFNKSAPVILFSCFALLSAFTALLFPETTDAALPSTMNEAKGIGDKNKEVKPKS, from the exons ATGACTGAGCTTGAAAACGGTTGTGCAAATGAAAGCGGCAAGGACGCTACACCTCCACCGCCGCCGCAGTCAGATCAATTCGGTTTAGACGCGATATTAGTTCGTATTGGTGAATTTGGAAAATTCCAAATGCGTAATTATGCACTCATCATTCCGCCAGTGATATTTAATGCCTATTTAATGTGTTCGTATATATTTCTAACAAGTTCTGTAGTTCATAG ATGCCGAATTCCTGAATGTGATGGATCAACAAATATTTACCAACAACCTTGGATGGATTTTTCCATTCCTCAAACTTCCGCAGGAGATTTGGATAAATGCCATCGTTATATTCCTTATAACCGAACTAATTCTGATAAATGTTTTGctgaaaattttaacaaaaattcccaAGAAAACTGCGGGACAGACTTTATATTTCGTGATAACGAACTTACCATATCAAATGAC TTCAATATTTATTGCTCAGATGATTGGAAACTTTCGATGGTTGGGACGATAAATATTGCTGGACAATTTATTGGTTCTCCTTTGGGGGGTTATTTTTCTGACAG ATATGGCCGTCGAACATTGGTTGCATTTGGAGGGACGATGAGTGCAATTTTGGGATTAGTTCGATCCTTTTCACCAAATTACTACATGTTTCTAACTTTTGGATTTCTTGAAAATGTTTGTAGTGCTGTTATGTATGCAACACTTTTTATTATTGGAGCTgaattatttggtcaaaaagCAAGAGTTCTTAGTAATTCGATATTACCAATGTTTTATAGTGTTGGTGAAATTCTCCTAGCTATTATTGCTAAAAGTACACATAATTGGCGTTGGATTTTAAGAATCGGTTATGCACCAGCTTTAGCTCATTTGGCTTTGTTATGGTTTCTACCGGAGAGTGTTCGTTGGCTTTTATCGCGTGGTGAAGAAGAAAAAGCTGCTGATATTCTTCGACAAGCTGCTAAAACTAATAAACGAAAATTGTCAGATGTTACaattcaaaaattgatattggaaaATCGGTACAAGTTGGAAGAAGTGAATGCGACAGAGTTTCCTATTACACAAGCTTTTAAAATGTTTCCTTGGAGAATTGTGAATTGTGCATTGTGTTGGTTTTCAAATGTTTTAGTCTATCACGGGCTTAATTTGAATTCACAACTTTTGGGTGGAAATAAGTACGACAGTTTTATGTATTTGGCATTGGTGGAAATTCCAGCGTATATGATACTTTATTTTACAATAAATCGATTAGGAAGACGATTTTCATTGTTTGGGTATCTTTTGATTTGTGGAATTTGTTTGGGAGCTACGATTTTTGTTCCAAAAG agtcATATGCTCTCCAGTTATCAATGTTTTTGGTAGGGAAGATGGCCATTACGATATCATttcaagttttgtatttttacacTTCTGAAATATTTCCAACAAATATTCGTAATAGAATGTTATCATTGTGTTCAATGCTTGGGCGAATTGGTTCAATGGTTGCACCACAAACTGTACTTTTG gcaAAATTCAACAAATCTGCACCAGTGATACTTTTTTCATGTTTTGCTTTATTGTCAGCCTTTACGGCATTATTGTTCCCTGAAACGACTGATGCTGCTTTACCTTCAACAATGAACGAAGCTAAAGGAATTGGTGATAAAAATAAGGAAGTGAAGCCAAAAAGTtaa